In a genomic window of Quercus lobata isolate SW786 chromosome 4, ValleyOak3.0 Primary Assembly, whole genome shotgun sequence:
- the LOC115985365 gene encoding uncharacterized protein LOC115985365 — protein sequence MVRTRSRATSPGPQESRGDRQSVPTVQPPSVQHVQSMAATMAELTYQNQELVRELNMRRQHRDENVGRQAQSQDERNVEFESQSRGTPSRRVPHLEREMDQMRRTMDEMKENMKRTNLVEDLVHRTDSPFVPSINAHPLPPKFKMPSLDSYDGTRDPFDHIATFKTTMHLQGVPDEIMCRAFPTTLKGPARVWFSKIPPSTVTSFEELSKLFVNNFIGGQRHKRSSSSLLTIEQGENESLRLFITRFNREALAVDEMDDKLLLMTFHNGVHSDLFIHKLYEQEPQTMAELVHSAQNFINAEDAIIAKKRKRIEKMDANPTRHSE from the coding sequence ATGGTCCGAACAAGGTCAAGGGCTACCAGCCCAGGCCCTCAAGAAAGCAGAGGCGACCGTCAATCGGTGCCTACCGTACAACCACCTTCTGTCCAACACGTGCAATCCATGGCTGCTACTATGGCAGAATTGACCTATCAGAACCAGGAGTTGGTTAGAGAACTTAACATGAGGAGGCAGCATCGCGATGAGAACGTTGGAAGACAGGCCCAGAGCCAAGATGAGAGGAATGTCGAGTTTGAAAGCCAGTCAAGGGGTACCCCTTCAAGGAGGGTGCCTCACTTGGAAAGGGAGATGGACCAAATGAGAAGAACTATGGATGAGATGAAGGAAAATATGAAGAGGACCAACCTCGTAGAGGACTTGGTTCATAGGACTGACTCCCCTTTTGTGCCTTCCATCAATGCTCACCCTTTGCCACCGAAATTCAAGATGCCTTCCTTAGATTCATATGATGGGACGCGAGATCCATTTGATCACATTGCCACCTTCAAAACTACTATGCATCTTCAAGGGGTTCCGGATGAAATAATGTGCAGAGCTTTCCCCACTACCCTTAAAGGACCCGCACGAGTGTGGTTCAGCAAAATACCTCCGAGCACGGTAACGTCCTTCGAAGAATTAAGCAAGTTGTTTGTCAACAATTTCATCGGAGGACAGAGGCACAAGCGTTCCTCGTCTAGTTTGCTGACCATAGAACAAGGGGAGAATGAAAGTTTGCGGTTGTTCATTACGCGGTTCAATAGGGAAGCTTTAGCAGTGGACGAGATGGATGACAAGCTCCTCTTGATGACTTTCCACAATGGGGTTCACTCTGACTTGTTCATCCACAAGCTATATGAGCAAGAGCCTCAGACCATGGCCGAACTCGTCCACTCAGCCCAGAATTTTATAAATGCGGAGGATGCtatcatagccaagaagaggaagagaattGAGAAAATGGATGCTAACCCCACTCGCCACTCAGAATAA